A window of the Diorhabda carinulata isolate Delta chromosome 1, icDioCari1.1, whole genome shotgun sequence genome harbors these coding sequences:
- the LOC130894961 gene encoding uncharacterized protein LOC130894961 — protein sequence MQPLQVPAYKKNEEKESTKVDEKGDLRAEFTSYSSQQTKEKKKEFLKSVEGSFRPDKSRFSKISGEIDLNATTDADQKNKKTMKKQVYLVLAAFAYLTPFVKCAQLLGNFNLVSPPFVPQTYSTHTNFPGVVPALTQHQDIAHPAVVENSKAESQLPPGLLNPFYKNPVIASALASESWFANKEFPVHHREADNISREEIYKIISRLRN from the exons ATGCAGCCTTTACAAGTTCCagcttacaaaaaaaatgaggaaaaagaGAGTACGAAAGTAGACGAAAAGGGAGATTTACGTGCAGAATTTACAAGCTACAGCTCGCAACAAactaaagaaaagaagaaag aatttttgaaatcggtGGAAGGCTCCTTTAGGCCGGATAAATCCCGCTTTTCAAAAATCTCTGGAGAAATTGATCTTAACGCTACCACGGACGCTGACCAAAAGAACAAG aaaacaatgaaaaaacaaGTGTACCTTGTACTCGCCGCATTCGCTTATTTAACACCATTTGTTAAATGCGCTCAACTTCTTGGCAACTTTAACCTTGTTTCGCCACCCTTTGTCCCACAAACATACAGTACTCATACGAATTTTCCAGGAGTAGTTCCAGCCTTAACCCAACATCAAGACATCGCCCATCCTGCAGTGGTGGAAAACTCCAAGGCAGAGTCACAGCTTCCTCCAGGGCTACTTAATCCTTTTTACAAAAACCCTGTTATTGCGTCTGCATTAGCGAGTGAATCCTGGTTCGCGAATAAGGAATTTCCAGTACATCACAGAGAGGCTGACAATATATCCAGAGAAgagatttataaaattatttctagattaagaaattaa